The following proteins come from a genomic window of Flavobacterium crocinum:
- a CDS encoding lanthionine synthetase LanC family protein has translation MDSIEKILFKIEDAFYLNALKMSKPVIENDLGALLYFATKYTYSKEEKYKVIARELLDNFIDVFSSYEFQTGILEGFDGTGYVLAYIKKCGIIDTEELLDDIESLLLQSLRLNINDLNFDLLYGSIGKVQYLLDSGRFNVFAELINSLIEKLYNCREEIDGRIFWYELESRNINLGLAHGLPGIFVFLTRLKALEFKNEYIDILLNGIFNSFLFFENTIPSISSFGAGFPLSKELTCHSRLAWCYGDLGIAYAILYYGKISGNKLVLEKYYNMLSLILQRSISESGLVHFSDYSFFDTGFCHGLSGIYYILYKLNEMENNESLQYKIEYWQTELLRNIEIQLSIEGDILFPKERQNSQEIYTIDKETMLNGVWGVGLVLLTARYKIADWSNFFLLY, from the coding sequence ATGGATTCTATAGAAAAAATATTATTTAAAATTGAAGATGCATTTTATTTAAATGCACTTAAAATGTCTAAACCGGTAATTGAAAATGATCTTGGAGCATTGTTGTATTTTGCTACAAAATATACTTACTCTAAGGAAGAAAAGTATAAAGTAATAGCCCGAGAATTATTGGATAATTTTATCGATGTATTTTCAAGCTATGAATTTCAAACCGGTATATTGGAAGGTTTTGATGGAACCGGATATGTTTTAGCTTATATAAAAAAATGTGGGATTATTGATACAGAAGAATTACTTGACGATATAGAATCTCTTTTACTTCAATCTTTAAGATTAAATATAAATGATCTTAATTTTGACTTGTTATACGGTAGTATTGGAAAAGTTCAATACTTATTGGATTCAGGGAGATTTAATGTTTTTGCTGAATTAATTAACAGTCTTATTGAAAAACTATATAATTGTAGAGAAGAGATTGATGGAAGGATTTTTTGGTATGAATTAGAGAGTAGAAACATTAACCTCGGATTAGCACACGGCCTGCCTGGTATATTTGTCTTTTTGACAAGATTAAAAGCACTGGAATTTAAAAATGAATATATAGATATACTATTGAATGGAATATTTAATAGTTTTCTTTTTTTTGAAAATACTATTCCGTCTATTAGTTCATTTGGAGCTGGTTTTCCCTTATCTAAAGAGCTTACATGTCATTCGCGTCTTGCATGGTGTTATGGAGATTTAGGTATTGCATATGCTATCTTGTATTATGGGAAAATCTCGGGAAACAAATTGGTATTAGAAAAATATTATAATATGCTGAGTTTAATTCTTCAGCGCAGTATTAGTGAATCAGGACTTGTACATTTTAGTGATTATTCATTTTTTGATACCGGATTTTGCCATGGTTTGTCTGGTATTTATTATATTTTATATAAATTGAATGAGATGGAGAACAATGAATCGCTCCAATATAAGATTGAGTATTGGCAGACTGAGCTACTGAGAAATATAGAAATTCAATTGTCTATCGAAGGGGATATATTATTTCCAAAAGAAAGACAGAACTCACAAGAAATATATACAATTGATAAAGAGACGATGTTAAATGGAGTCTGGGGAGTTGGTTTAGTTTTATTAACAGCCAGATATAAAATAGCAGATTGGAGCAACTTTTTTTTGCTGTACTAA
- a CDS encoding class I lanthipeptide, whose translation MKKLQLNKKTVTALNKAEMRMINGGQQEAISIASCKRGSDRGKDCCNSGRVDISASTVSTSC comes from the coding sequence ATGAAAAAGTTACAATTAAACAAGAAAACAGTTACAGCCTTAAATAAGGCAGAAATGAGAATGATAAATGGTGGGCAGCAGGAAGCAATAAGTATTGCAAGCTGTAAAAGAGGCTCTGATAGAGGAAAAGATTGCTGCAATTCCGGAAGGGTTGATATTTCAGCCTCTACTGTAAGTACAAGTTGTTAA
- a CDS encoding helix-turn-helix domain-containing protein, which produces MHYFRNRKKIILYLLLPFFLTAQKSVKDNLTDLSYDDLHNLYFTNVNNPKVQILYTDAYMKKAVKENNNIRRAKANYQIALLYYKSDTNKAIQYLDSVIKYSKGSNDKYFPAAAYCEKADFLKTQFNFKDAMLNYNLAEKAALLTNIDYYYVVRDYIAVTKSEDLGEYIEALNIYKECYVYYQDKDTRSSNYAGEYVNVIFGLADCYKSLKKTDSTSYYNKLGYRESKATNNEEYKNLFILNEGANQVLKRNYVAALDSINKALPKMIEYNNTGNVLAAYFYLGKTYEGLGKKAIAAENFIRVDSIYKVTKEISTEFMDGYPYLISYYKNLGDKEKQLKYITTYMSIDSTLHKNYRELNKLVYHEYDTPHLISEKENLINSLNKNKVKTYWGMGFLFLTVIVLGSFALHQYRTKKQYRSRFEKIIKETNRNDNYQVNKENETGTDPDKIGDIGIGEELINQILEKLNRFENDKEYLRPNITVQILSSTFETNTKYVSKIVNIYKEKSFIQYINDLRVDHAIGQLQENNKLRKYTVQALALEFGFNNAESFSTAFYKKTGIKPTYFIKELDSSTNQQNDYKPTI; this is translated from the coding sequence ATGCATTACTTCAGAAATCGAAAAAAAATAATCCTATACTTGCTGTTACCTTTTTTTTTGACTGCTCAAAAATCTGTAAAAGACAATCTCACAGATTTATCCTATGATGATTTACATAATTTATATTTCACTAACGTAAATAATCCTAAAGTGCAGATTTTGTACACTGATGCGTATATGAAGAAGGCAGTAAAGGAAAACAATAATATTCGAAGAGCTAAAGCAAATTACCAAATTGCACTTTTATACTACAAGTCAGACACAAACAAAGCGATCCAGTATCTTGACAGTGTCATCAAATATTCTAAGGGTAGTAATGATAAATACTTTCCTGCCGCTGCTTATTGCGAAAAAGCCGATTTTCTTAAAACTCAGTTTAATTTTAAAGATGCAATGCTTAATTATAACCTTGCTGAAAAGGCCGCATTGCTGACCAATATTGACTATTATTATGTAGTACGAGATTATATAGCGGTTACCAAATCTGAAGATTTAGGGGAATATATTGAAGCATTAAATATATACAAAGAATGTTATGTGTATTATCAAGACAAAGATACAAGAAGCTCAAACTATGCCGGAGAGTATGTAAATGTCATTTTTGGATTGGCCGACTGCTATAAGTCTTTAAAAAAGACAGACTCCACTTCATACTATAATAAACTGGGTTACAGGGAATCTAAAGCAACTAATAATGAAGAATATAAAAATCTTTTTATTCTAAATGAAGGAGCAAACCAAGTACTAAAAAGGAATTATGTTGCGGCACTGGATAGTATTAACAAGGCATTGCCAAAAATGATTGAATATAACAATACAGGAAATGTGCTGGCTGCTTATTTTTATTTAGGTAAAACATATGAGGGATTAGGTAAAAAAGCAATAGCAGCAGAAAATTTTATACGTGTAGATTCTATCTACAAAGTGACAAAGGAAATCAGCACAGAGTTTATGGATGGATATCCCTATTTAATCAGTTATTATAAAAATTTAGGAGACAAGGAAAAACAGTTAAAATATATAACAACCTATATGTCCATCGACAGTACATTACATAAAAATTATCGTGAATTAAATAAATTAGTGTATCATGAATATGATACACCACACTTAATTTCTGAAAAAGAAAATCTTATTAATTCTCTTAATAAAAATAAGGTTAAAACATATTGGGGCATGGGATTTTTATTCTTAACCGTTATTGTTTTAGGGAGTTTTGCATTGCATCAGTATCGAACTAAAAAACAATACAGATCAAGATTTGAAAAAATAATAAAAGAAACAAACCGAAATGACAATTATCAAGTCAACAAAGAAAACGAAACCGGAACTGATCCTGATAAAATTGGGGATATTGGCATTGGGGAAGAATTAATCAATCAGATTTTAGAAAAGCTCAATCGCTTTGAAAACGACAAAGAATATCTGAGGCCTAATATTACAGTACAAATTTTATCTTCAACGTTTGAAACTAATACAAAATATGTGTCTAAAATAGTTAATATATACAAGGAAAAATCATTTATTCAGTATATAAATGATTTACGAGTTGATCATGCTATTGGTCAATTACAAGAAAACAATAAACTAAGAAAGTATACTGTTCAGGCACTTGCATTAGAGTTCGGTTTTAATAACGCGGAATCATTTTCAACCGCTTTTTATAAAAAAACAGGTATAAAGCCAACTTATTTCATTAAAGAGTTAGATTCATCAACAAATCAACAAAACGACTACAAACCAACCATTTAA
- a CDS encoding thiopeptide-type bacteriocin biosynthesis protein encodes MSENKVNRNYYFGSEWLYYKIYLGEDTSDKVLLEVIKPIADIFLKKGYISKWFYIRYYDPDSHIRIRFNLTTTNNISEIAKIIHEKLKYYVSNHFIHKIQIDTYKREIERYGLETIEDCETLFYANSKFNLSLIKKFSNTDQRWLFGMKFIDEFLNDCEYNLKEKRELIEILKNGFASEFQTNKNINQSLSQKYRTNKEQIFLCLENRDVFFDKLFKEHRKNSQNAVIKIKEKEKDGRRRVDYLIDSLLHMHCNRLFKNKQRLHEWVIYDLLYRYYDGKYSRTKYETGDSRKSFKE; translated from the coding sequence ATGTCAGAAAATAAGGTAAATAGGAACTACTATTTTGGAAGTGAATGGCTGTATTATAAAATTTATCTTGGTGAAGATACAAGTGATAAAGTTCTGTTAGAGGTCATAAAACCAATTGCAGATATTTTTCTGAAAAAAGGTTATATCAGTAAATGGTTTTATATAAGGTATTATGATCCGGATAGTCATATAAGAATCAGATTTAATCTTACAACGACCAATAATATTTCGGAGATAGCAAAAATAATCCATGAAAAATTAAAATACTATGTTTCTAATCATTTCATTCATAAAATACAGATAGATACTTATAAAAGAGAAATAGAAAGATATGGACTTGAAACTATAGAAGATTGTGAAACTCTTTTTTATGCAAATAGCAAATTTAATTTATCGCTTATAAAGAAATTTAGTAACACAGATCAACGATGGCTATTTGGTATGAAGTTTATCGATGAATTTCTGAATGACTGTGAATATAATTTAAAGGAAAAAAGAGAGCTTATTGAAATTTTGAAAAATGGTTTTGCGTCTGAATTTCAGACTAACAAAAATATTAATCAGTCCTTAAGTCAAAAATACAGAACAAACAAAGAACAAATATTCCTTTGTTTAGAAAACCGGGATGTTTTTTTCGATAAATTATTTAAGGAGCACAGAAAGAACAGCCAAAACGCTGTAATTAAAATAAAAGAGAAAGAAAAAGATGGCAGAAGAAGAGTAGACTATCTTATCGATAGTCTACTGCATATGCACTGTAATAGACTGTTTAAAAATAAGCAGCGATTACACGAGTGGGTAATCTACGATCTTTTATACAGATATTACGACGGTAAGTATTCCAGAACCAAGTATGAAACAGGAGATAGCCGAAAATCCTTCAAAGAGTAG
- a CDS encoding S8 family peptidase has translation MKLINLSFFFLIMLAGCKSHKDLFNPEKIITKNDLSANSLKTWYQKDYITDTIPGISLDKWYNLNKKKPKNNGIILAVIDTQIDINHEDLQGQLWTNTKEIPYNGIDDDHNGYIDDINGWNFIGTRSGGYTVWNRYEYVRIAEKWGALFKDKTESQINAKDVYKYKEYQRALKILGEKAPYYKRWLKSLNYRVAVYPLAKDTLKYFFPKEDYTYKQLDSLYKKYKVNDKEFWQRRDDGDKDLGALISCMMINLDLNQKKLEQIKDHQIQLDSTVNKNLNLDYNERLLIGDNPDNLEKGYGNNNVSNNKGGHRSLQYHCTKMAGIIGANRENNVGIKGILQNVRIMPLSISSPGDVNDKDIAMAIRYAVDNGAKVINMSFGKEFSMHQEWITEAFKYAEEHNVLLIHCAGNDSVDIDKEPFYPNDTNFENFEEKCSNFINVGSVTHKLDSSFVSDFSNYGKQNVDLFAPGDQIYTITAKSGYTFDSGTSMSVPMVSGTAALIWSYYPNLTAAQVKRIIMDSGTAYDLEVIVPGTKDKKVPFSELSKSGKVLNVYNAMQLAKKINKNKK, from the coding sequence ATGAAGTTAATAAATCTTTCTTTTTTCTTTTTAATAATGCTTGCAGGATGTAAGTCTCACAAAGACCTATTTAATCCTGAGAAGATTATCACTAAAAATGATCTTTCCGCAAACTCATTGAAAACTTGGTATCAGAAAGATTACATTACTGATACAATTCCGGGAATTTCACTGGACAAGTGGTATAATCTAAATAAAAAGAAACCTAAAAACAATGGAATTATTTTAGCAGTAATTGACACTCAAATCGATATAAACCACGAGGACTTACAAGGACAATTATGGACTAACACCAAAGAAATACCTTATAATGGCATTGATGATGACCATAATGGTTATATTGATGATATAAACGGATGGAATTTTATCGGAACCAGAAGCGGCGGATACACCGTTTGGAACAGATATGAATATGTCCGTATTGCAGAAAAATGGGGAGCATTATTTAAGGATAAAACAGAATCTCAAATAAATGCCAAAGATGTTTACAAATATAAAGAGTATCAAAGAGCTTTAAAAATACTTGGAGAAAAAGCACCTTATTATAAAAGATGGCTCAAATCCCTTAATTACAGAGTTGCCGTTTATCCATTAGCAAAAGATACTTTAAAATATTTTTTCCCAAAAGAAGATTACACATATAAGCAGCTGGATAGCTTGTATAAAAAGTATAAAGTTAATGACAAAGAATTTTGGCAGAGACGCGATGATGGAGATAAAGATTTAGGGGCCTTAATTAGCTGCATGATGATCAATTTGGATCTAAATCAAAAAAAGTTAGAACAAATAAAAGATCACCAAATACAACTGGATTCGACGGTAAACAAAAACTTAAATTTAGACTACAATGAACGCTTACTAATTGGCGATAATCCTGATAACTTAGAAAAAGGTTATGGTAACAATAATGTAAGCAATAATAAAGGAGGACATAGATCACTGCAATACCATTGTACAAAAATGGCAGGAATTATTGGAGCCAATAGAGAGAATAACGTCGGCATAAAAGGAATTCTCCAAAACGTTAGAATTATGCCCTTGAGCATTTCTTCACCAGGGGATGTAAATGATAAAGACATTGCCATGGCCATACGTTACGCTGTAGATAATGGGGCAAAGGTTATCAATATGTCTTTTGGGAAAGAGTTTTCTATGCACCAAGAATGGATAACAGAGGCATTTAAATACGCTGAAGAGCATAATGTTTTATTAATTCATTGTGCAGGAAATGACAGTGTCGATATAGATAAAGAGCCATTTTATCCAAATGATACTAATTTTGAAAATTTTGAGGAAAAATGCTCAAATTTCATCAATGTAGGATCGGTGACCCATAAATTAGACAGTAGTTTTGTCTCTGATTTCTCCAATTATGGCAAACAAAATGTTGATTTGTTTGCCCCCGGCGACCAAATATACACTATCACTGCAAAGAGTGGTTATACATTCGATTCCGGCACATCGATGTCCGTACCAATGGTGTCAGGAACAGCTGCATTGATCTGGTCCTATTATCCAAATCTTACCGCTGCCCAGGTTAAACGAATTATTATGGACTCTGGAACAGCTTATGACTTAGAGGTCATAGTCCCAGGCACGAAAGATAAAAAAGTTCCTTTCTCAGAATTATCAAAATCGGGAAAAGTTCTAAATGTTTATAATGCTATGCAGCTTGCCAAAAAAATCAATAAAAATAAAAAATAG
- a CDS encoding alpha/beta hydrolase, with translation MIKHFIFFFCLSVMSYSQESLQYEKELENQQNYNHYDISAIQENENFILRGSLITPKNSFEKVVVIVPGSGKDTRNNHFILAEGLLKNNLAVFRYDERGLGESEGVFSNVRNGITSKSWDLYFLIKSLKQTAILKNKKIILLGHSEGGMISVGALEKGATVDYLLQWAVPIFPRGAIFKYQIKTGVNKQERNLQYPDENTKYAAIDSIDKIVGQHSSLSNPDLKKIIIKSMKESGFKEKQFGWYISLPVYMDILRIDSRPFYKNISLPMLYVIGSEDRNVDPVGNVELLKSFKNNNIQMKVFDGLNHYLNNQELGVPDQSMYKINDEAEKYIINWILSQK, from the coding sequence ATGATTAAACATTTTATTTTTTTTTTCTGTCTTTCAGTAATGAGTTATTCCCAAGAATCGTTGCAATATGAAAAAGAGTTGGAAAATCAGCAGAACTACAACCATTATGATATTTCCGCTATTCAGGAAAATGAAAATTTTATTCTTCGAGGTAGTTTAATTACTCCTAAAAACAGCTTTGAAAAAGTGGTTGTGATAGTGCCTGGTTCTGGCAAGGATACAAGAAACAATCATTTTATTTTAGCGGAGGGTTTACTAAAGAATAATCTAGCTGTTTTTAGATATGATGAAAGGGGGCTTGGCGAGTCAGAAGGTGTATTCAGTAATGTTCGAAATGGTATAACAAGCAAATCTTGGGATTTGTATTTCTTAATCAAAAGTCTGAAGCAAACAGCAATCTTAAAAAACAAGAAAATTATATTGTTAGGACACAGTGAAGGCGGAATGATTTCTGTCGGAGCTCTAGAAAAAGGTGCCACTGTTGACTATCTCTTACAATGGGCTGTTCCTATTTTCCCCCGAGGAGCAATTTTTAAATATCAGATAAAAACAGGAGTCAATAAACAAGAAAGAAATCTTCAGTATCCCGATGAAAACACTAAATATGCTGCTATAGACAGTATCGACAAAATTGTTGGACAACATAGTTCGCTTAGTAATCCTGATTTAAAAAAGATCATTATTAAATCTATGAAAGAATCAGGCTTCAAAGAAAAACAATTTGGATGGTATATCAGTTTGCCGGTCTATATGGATATACTAAGAATAGATTCCCGACCTTTTTATAAAAACATTTCTCTGCCAATGCTTTACGTTATTGGTTCAGAAGACAGAAATGTAGATCCTGTAGGTAATGTAGAGTTGTTAAAATCATTTAAAAATAACAATATTCAAATGAAAGTTTTTGATGGGTTAAATCATTATTTAAACAATCAGGAATTGGGGGTACCAGATCAAAGTATGTACAAAATAAATGATGAAGCAGAAAAATATATAATTAACTGGATACTTAGCCAAAAATAA
- a CDS encoding lantibiotic dehydratase family protein — MKNKKHYRVFDRFILRTPFLSLGEIDNLNDKKIKDLCRREDVSEALYIASPDLHQVMLKYINDDALDLPKNLMLSLSKYIIRMGARCTPFGTFSGCAIGDIKESETIIQLGNSSRHKKVTRIDMNYLCSMVNDIEAQKELRKNLLYYPNNSIYKVGNELRYVEYKYINFKRNHFTVSVNNSVYLNKILKSAETGLKMDQLINLIIGKDINIEDAENFINELIDSQILVSNLMPNLTGTDYFEKIRRDLNSTDIALDLFLTDVSSKLKKLDEDIYPGNVAKHLELSEILLEKKGKSSRFLIQKDLKINYIKNSLNSEISDLIYDGIRVLNRMTTFEENKNLTDFKKSFYERYETAEIPLAIALDPELGIGYGHIKNGNIISGLIDDIPVSIPSFIVNSSYLSKNIDDIIIRKYQEVLQKGFHVLEFEDGDLTNLPENWNNLPDTFSVMTNILSSEKDLSSSLIHLEFAGGSSASRLIGRFSYLDSGIDDFISEIYHKEEELNQDKILAEIVHLPESRTGNITHRYSTREYEIPYLAKSELPLENQIGISDLYISVHDNELLLRSKRLNKRIKPILSNAHNYSFNALPIYNFLCDLQNQNTRRSLSFKWPDILAENRYLPRVSYKNMIFSLAEWTLLKQDVFDVENVQKFQKYLNEFNIPGKVLLSTGGDNLLLMNLENILDCEIILETIKSSGFAKLKEFLFDDNKTLVNRGEDKFTNEIIFSFYKNFKANSDVRK; from the coding sequence TTGAAAAATAAAAAACACTATAGAGTATTTGACAGGTTTATTCTAAGAACACCATTTTTGTCTTTAGGAGAAATTGATAATCTGAATGATAAGAAAATTAAGGATTTGTGTCGTAGGGAAGATGTTTCAGAGGCTTTATATATTGCATCGCCAGATTTACACCAGGTAATGTTGAAATATATAAATGATGATGCTTTGGACCTTCCTAAAAATCTGATGCTTTCTTTATCTAAATATATTATCAGAATGGGAGCTAGGTGCACTCCCTTTGGTACATTCAGCGGATGTGCCATTGGTGACATTAAAGAATCGGAGACAATAATTCAATTGGGCAATAGTTCAAGACATAAAAAAGTGACTCGCATTGATATGAACTATTTGTGTTCAATGGTAAATGATATCGAAGCCCAGAAGGAATTGCGGAAAAACTTATTGTATTATCCAAATAATTCAATTTATAAAGTTGGAAATGAACTGAGATATGTTGAATACAAGTACATTAATTTTAAGAGAAATCATTTTACAGTTTCCGTTAATAATTCGGTATATCTAAATAAGATTTTGAAATCTGCTGAAACTGGATTGAAAATGGACCAGTTAATAAATCTTATTATCGGAAAAGATATAAACATAGAGGATGCAGAGAATTTTATTAATGAACTTATCGACAGCCAGATTCTGGTGAGTAATTTAATGCCAAACTTAACAGGAACGGATTATTTTGAAAAAATAAGAAGAGATTTAAACTCCACTGATATAGCATTAGATCTTTTTCTTACTGATGTTTCTTCAAAATTAAAAAAACTTGATGAAGATATCTATCCAGGCAATGTAGCAAAACATTTAGAGTTAAGTGAAATCCTATTAGAAAAAAAAGGTAAATCTTCCAGGTTTTTAATTCAGAAAGATTTGAAAATCAATTATATTAAAAATAGTTTAAATTCTGAGATAAGCGATTTGATTTATGATGGAATAAGAGTCCTAAACCGAATGACCACATTCGAGGAAAATAAAAATTTAACAGATTTTAAAAAATCCTTCTATGAAAGATATGAGACTGCCGAAATCCCGTTGGCTATTGCTTTGGATCCGGAATTGGGAATTGGTTATGGTCACATAAAAAATGGAAACATTATTTCGGGTTTAATTGATGATATTCCCGTTAGTATTCCATCTTTTATTGTTAACAGTAGTTATTTGTCAAAAAATATTGATGATATTATCATAAGGAAATATCAAGAAGTTTTACAGAAAGGATTTCATGTACTTGAATTCGAAGATGGCGATCTTACCAATTTGCCAGAAAACTGGAATAATCTGCCGGATACTTTTTCGGTAATGACCAATATTTTAAGTTCAGAAAAAGATTTAAGTAGCAGTTTAATACATTTAGAATTTGCAGGTGGATCATCAGCATCCAGGTTAATAGGACGGTTTAGCTATTTGGACTCAGGGATAGATGATTTTATAAGTGAAATTTATCATAAAGAAGAAGAACTTAATCAGGATAAAATTCTTGCTGAAATTGTTCATTTACCAGAATCCAGAACAGGAAACATAACACATCGATATTCTACAAGGGAATACGAAATTCCTTATTTAGCTAAAAGCGAATTACCGCTGGAGAATCAAATAGGTATTTCAGATTTATATATTTCTGTTCATGATAATGAACTATTGCTAAGATCTAAAAGGTTAAATAAAAGAATAAAGCCCATTTTGTCAAATGCTCATAATTATTCTTTTAATGCTCTTCCCATCTATAATTTTTTATGTGACTTGCAAAATCAGAATACAAGACGTTCGCTGAGCTTTAAATGGCCAGACATTTTAGCTGAGAACAGATATCTGCCAAGGGTATCTTATAAAAATATGATTTTTTCTTTAGCTGAATGGACTTTATTGAAACAGGATGTTTTTGATGTAGAAAATGTTCAAAAGTTTCAGAAATATTTGAATGAGTTCAATATACCTGGAAAAGTTTTACTTTCTACCGGAGGAGATAATTTATTATTAATGAATTTGGAGAATATTCTTGATTGTGAAATTATACTCGAAACTATAAAAAGTAGTGGCTTTGCAAAATTGAAAGAATTTTTATTTGATGATAACAAGACTTTAGTAAACAGAGGAGAGGATAAATTTACTAACGAAATTATTTTTTCATTTTATAAAAACTTTAAAGCAAATAGCGATGTCAGAAAATAA
- a CDS encoding S8 family peptidase: protein MKPTLFFIVFVFLSVGCKSKKNLNSSIISSPKKELSAKEMQTWYQKDILLDGIPGISLDKWYASNKKKPQSKDIIVAVIDTQIDLNHEDLRGQFWTNSKEIPNNGIDDDKNGYIDDINGWNFKGNKNGDYLVWGNYDYARLVREWEPLFKDKTEPQIDSDNLHKYKEYNRALTKLEDENKYYKNWLKSLDHNVVIFPLVKDTLKYFFPKEDYTYNQLDSLYKKYKINDKRYRQRRDDNDKDLGALISYMMISLEVDQKTLKDVIDQQTYLDSVVNKNINKNFNDRILIGDNPNVLEKGYGNNILNNKVEYQSIQDHSTKVTGVIAANRENNIGIKGIAQNVKIMPLNIIPVGDEQDKDVAMAIFYAVDNGAKIINMSFGKEFSLHKEWVEEAFKYAEEHDVLLVHCSGNNGFDIDKNPFYPNDSDFENYNEKNSNFLNVGSITHRLDSTFVSDFSNYGKHNVDIFAPGDEIYSTSTENSHYKFDSGTSFSGPMVSGTAAIIWSYYPNLTAKEVKQIIMDSGTSYSIDVILPGTEDKKVTFTELSKSGKVLNVYNAMRLSKKVSKKKK, encoded by the coding sequence ATGAAACCTACCCTATTTTTTATTGTCTTTGTTTTCTTATCCGTCGGATGTAAAAGCAAAAAGAATTTAAATTCTTCTATAATATCTTCTCCAAAAAAGGAACTTTCTGCCAAAGAAATGCAAACATGGTATCAGAAAGATATCCTTTTAGATGGGATACCCGGCATATCATTGGACAAATGGTATGCATCGAATAAAAAGAAACCGCAAAGTAAAGACATCATTGTAGCAGTAATCGATACGCAAATTGATCTGAATCATGAAGATTTACGGGGACAATTTTGGACAAACAGCAAAGAAATTCCAAACAACGGAATCGATGATGATAAAAACGGGTACATAGATGATATAAACGGCTGGAATTTTAAAGGAAATAAGAATGGAGACTATCTTGTTTGGGGTAATTATGATTACGCACGCTTAGTGCGGGAATGGGAACCATTATTCAAAGACAAAACGGAACCTCAAATCGATTCTGATAACTTACATAAATACAAAGAGTACAATAGGGCTTTAACAAAGCTAGAAGACGAAAATAAATACTATAAGAATTGGCTAAAATCTTTAGACCATAATGTTGTTATTTTTCCACTAGTAAAAGATACTTTAAAATATTTTTTCCCTAAAGAAGACTATACATACAATCAGTTGGATAGTCTGTATAAAAAATACAAAATAAATGATAAAAGATATCGACAAAGACGGGATGATAACGATAAAGATCTGGGAGCATTAATCAGTTATATGATGATCAGTCTTGAAGTTGACCAGAAAACTTTAAAAGATGTAATAGACCAACAGACCTATCTCGATTCTGTAGTGAATAAAAACATAAATAAAAATTTCAATGATCGTATATTAATAGGTGACAATCCCAATGTTTTAGAAAAAGGTTATGGCAATAACATTTTAAATAATAAAGTAGAATATCAATCTATACAGGATCATTCAACTAAAGTGACAGGAGTTATTGCAGCCAACAGAGAAAATAACATCGGTATTAAAGGGATTGCGCAAAATGTGAAGATTATGCCCTTAAACATTATCCCTGTAGGAGACGAACAGGATAAAGACGTTGCCATGGCAATATTTTATGCTGTAGATAATGGAGCAAAAATAATTAATATGTCTTTTGGAAAAGAGTTTTCTTTGCATAAAGAATGGGTCGAAGAAGCATTTAAATATGCTGAAGAACATGATGTTCTTCTTGTTCATTGTTCTGGAAACAATGGATTTGACATTGATAAAAACCCATTTTATCCAAATGACAGTGATTTTGAAAATTATAATGAGAAAAATTCCAATTTTCTCAATGTTGGATCTATCACGCATAGACTGGACAGTACTTTTGTTTCCGATTTTTCCAATTACGGAAAACATAATGTAGACATCTTTGCTCCAGGAGATGAAATATATTCTACAAGTACAGAAAATAGCCATTATAAATTTGATTCCGGCACTTCATTTTCAGGGCCAATGGTATCGGGAACCGCAGCTATAATCTGGTCTTATTACCCTAATCTTACCGCAAAAGAAGTCAAACAAATTATTATGGATTCAGGGACTAGTTATTCAATAGACGTAATATTACCGGGAACTGAAGACAAAAAAGTTACGTTTACAGAATTATCTAAATCTGGAAAAGTCCTAAATGTTTACAATGCCATGAGGCTTTCCAAAAAGGTCAGCAAGAAAAAGAAATGA